AATACAGTAAATACTGACCAAAGAAATGAAGCATAACATCAACAACGGATTAGTGTCTCTGATTTTAATTGAACTAGTAGTGGTAATCTTAATAAACAAATCTTTGTTACTACAAAGTGTGAACTTTTTGTGgaatagagagaagaagaaTTCATTTTGTCTCACCTTTCGCGGGTTGTTTGCCTCTGCAAGAGAAGCAAAGAAGAAGAGTATCAGTTGAAGAAAGAAGGCATGTAAAGCTATTGCCATCACTCACTCTCTATTATGACACTTCTATAGTTTATTGATTAATTAGTTTTGTTGTAAAGCATGATGCCTCTAtttatagtaaaatttcatGAAGGAGATTGGGAGAGAAAAAGactgaagaagaggaagattgAAAGAGAAGATAGAAATGAAAACATTTCTTCGTGCAAAAGCTTATCAATCAATTTAAAAGAATCTTATTCTCCGATTATGACAAcgttttcatcttctttttgtgATTCTTGAGAAAGTCCAATGTCAAGAAATAGGGGTACTGACCAATCAAGAAAGGTGAGGCACATATGAATGCTTGGTTCGATTAAAATTTTAAGGTCAGATCATAACAGTTAAACCGCCTTGGACAGATACAATCATGCTTCAATTGCTTGTTTGTGTTTGCATGAGTGAAAATGTTCCCAAATGTGTCTACAAACAATTTTAGTGATTAGTTAAGTTTTTAATGGTTGTTCACTTTTGTTTATTCATCTGTTTCCTCTTACCTTCTTGCATCCGTTGTAACATATAACTGGAAACATAACCATAATTATACTAAGCAGCGGGTTACAAACTTCTCCAACCAAACACAATATCATGAAACTGGTTATTATAGGCGAATATGACAACTATACTGAGGAAGATATTTGGATACCATGATCAATGATACGTTAATAATTTCTAATGAGAAAATGGACTAAGAATATGAATATATGTTTGATATGATAATGACATAATATGTTGNNNNNNNNNNNNNNNNNNNNNNNNNNNNNNNNNNNNNNNNNNNNNNNNNNNNNNNNNNNNNNNNNNNNNNNNNNNNNNNNNNNNNNNNNNNNNNNNNNNNAAtttcatataaacaaataaaaatgttagtGTAAATAAATTGACACTcaataaagtttacaaataatttttaaaatatgtatatatcacACAATTAGTTCCGAAAATTTGAGTGAAaatagatttttgatttttaataaaaatcggATAATCcggataaatttaaatatttctgcTAAAAATATTCGGATGTTTATATTTTGTAAGAAATctggataattttaaatatttttgataaaaagtaaTCGGGAAATTCAGTTTTTTGAGTAGTTCAATATATCAgcaataagaaaattatattgattaaagaataaattatttttattgttttacaactatttaagttttatgaataaaaagaCATTTAGTAGTTATTCAATTACTTTTAAATAGTTgtcatctataatattaaaattgaattacaTTTTTGATATCCTCTTagcttttcttaaatattaCAACTGTGTCACTCTTATTAAtggtaatcatattttatttaactagAATTGGGTTGCACGAAAGCTTCATCAGACGTCCGCTTCCCGCTTCGTAACCAAAATCGGAATCAGAACCTTGTGGAAGCTTATGGAATCTCGTTTCCAAAACGCTTCTTAAATATTCTCTTTAAAAACACATCGGAAGCTTACGATTCCATTTTGGAATCACACttctgttttaaaaataaaccaataaaaatataaaatctatttttaaatttatataaaatccaaattttgatAGTGATAAAATAGAGAGAttagaaatatacaaatattaaaactaatactataaattatctttacaTATTGAGCTTTATTaaagatatatcatatattcaaatatatagtgtcattattttatgaaatactaaaataattaatataataatttcttttaaacttaatttatgtgtattttcacagttttaatatgaaagcatttcaaaattatgataaataaataaatactttattttaaatttaaatcatataattcttagttctaaattttataaaaaaatattatatatatatatatatatatttcgcATAAGCGTAATATATGGATATACGTACGCTTTCAACACGTACCCCGCTTcctaatttttcaaaaaatatcgCTTATGCGCTTTCATATGCTTCCGATTTCACGTACCCGTTTATGTTTCCATGACTAAGACCAAAAATGCGAAAACAACAACCGctaattttttcctttttttttttatttgcatatcaaaaacaaaatttaaagcTTTTCTTTCTAGAAAATAAAGttgttgttttatataaaatattatcattctCGTTTAtgtttgcaattacattaacaGGTAGAAATGTTGAAGATCATGTTCTTGAATCTTGTTtgtgaaaaatcaaaatttttataacaacaatgtaaaaagaaaatacaattgAGGCCTTAAAAGGACATGATGATAGCTTTGAACCTTAAACAATTTCCTATATCAATGTCCAAAAAACACAACTAACCAAAACATATTTAAACTCACAAGTATATATATCCCCTATATGCTTTGTGTTCTCTTCACATCAACATCAATCACTAGAGACAACATTTGTTACAGCGTACCAGACCATTCTCATAGTATACATTGCATCTCTTAAACGCATCTTCTTGTTCATCAAAAACTTTGGTGCTACCACCACAGCTAGTACATGGCACAAACCTTGGATCCCCGCGGCATCCGCAAGCTCCCACGGATTCACAAAGAGGAAACCCTTCTAACATCTCTCTCAGTTCACCTCCATCGTTGAGTTTCTTGACCTTCTCCATTCCACCAATGTGGATTCATCTTATGAACACCTGAGGAAAACAAACCGGTTTCTCTTCTCCTAGTGCAATATGAAGCTCTCCCCTGTATCTAGAGTCCGTTGAGATGTCGCATTCCTCTACCGCAACCTGATACCCTCTCAATACCGTCCTTACACAAGAGCAATCATCCTCACAAGTCTTTCGAATTCCTCTGAGGCTAGTGAAGTACAATGCTATCTTGTTCTTGTCGTCCTCAGTTTCAGACAGTTTTGGTTTCTCTCGCTTGTCTAAAGACTAAGAACTCTGTGAACTCAAACGTACAGATTCAGGTAACCTGATTGGTCTCGTGTCTTTTGCCTAGTTGTTTTGGAGAGGTGTCATTCATGATTGCATAGCGAACATTAACGATGTCATTTCACAAAACTCGGAAGGAGGAAATGGAGAGAGAAATCAGTTATGTTTTAATTGGGCCAAAAGTTTGACGGCCCaaattgttatgttttcttttcacAGAACATATGTTGGGTGGGTTGAttcaacattttttatttaggttaaaaaaaaattcacatcgAACCGGATACGACAAGATTGTAAAATGTAATACCGGTCACCATGTACAATCTCATACCAGGATTCAAAGTCACAACTCCTTGGttcttacaaaatatttgtttttcttacaaaattgGAAATCTGAAGAACTAAATACAAACTAGATATTACATCATTAGAGAGGTTAATATAGTAAACGCCACAAGAATCCACAACTTTAATCCCTTCAACTAGCTTTACTCTTCCTCGAGTATCTGATTGAAATGCCATGATCCTTATGAGTATCACAAACATTGAAAATGAGTTGTATGTACTTTTGGATGACCTCAGTTTCagacgtaatttttttttatatactaaatTGATCCTCTGTATATGCAACAGAATATAGCAAAATAGTATTGATCCATATATTAGACATCATCAGAGTTACAAACTAAATACCAATAATCTTAGGTGCTATTTAAGACACTAGTCATTATCTTTGTTTCGGTTGACATTATCATATTGTAGTTTGAACTTACATGACAGTAATGCATATAATAATGtatatgtattattaattaCTTGATTAAGATTTAACGGTGTTtacaaatcatattaaaaatatttatttcaaaacaaaatatcaaccAGAATAGTTTAGTGAAGAAAAATTCATATACGATGATGAGTAACTTATTCACATTGATTGTAAGTCTGATGGTGTTTTCATTCTACAAGTATATGGAGATTAAGAATATGAGGATTTggattaaatgatttttaatagtTCTGGTTgaagaaatttgaaaattttcattgttGGATTCATTTATCATGTTTTCgatttgaactttttttttctactcAAGATTATTGTAACTTTATACCAACCGTATATACAATCAAACATTTCatattttagaataattatttaatagatcaaataaattataatagaccaaagataacaaaaaaaataagaaaataatataaagttttggATATAACCGTTTTCACTATTCAATTGGCATTCAAAGGCTTGcaatatgtgtgtgtgtgtatatatatatgcggTTTTTCATAAACACAATCTTCATAATGTATCATTTGTTTGCTTGATATGTGTAGTAGATATGTGCAAAATCAGGACAGTTGGATTCCAAATCTTTTAGGTGAATTGAATTGTGTATTCTAAATACTATGTGATTCaaattagataatttttgaaatgaAATTCAAACGATCCGAAATTAAAACATTTGGATTTTGGAAGGTAAACAACTCTTGAGCCCATTGATGGACTAGTGATAGATCTTTTTAGAGATGCAAACCTAGAGGTAATCCCAGGAACATTGTTTCCTTTATTGTGTAGGACTATGATAGCATATATTGTGTTATGTAGATCTCAGAACTGGGGAAGATAGTGAATGAGTTTCATATTATGGGTGTATTCGATAGTGAATGAAGCTTTGAGAGCTGCGTTGACTGCtaggaatatttttttttatttggtggATGTGGTTGGTTTGACTtagctttgtttttctttaaagcTAAATGTTTCTTGTTGAAAATTGTGGGATCTCTGTTTGCTGGAGTTGGTCTTCTCtttattatattcaaaattagAGGCAGTATTGAGGCTTTCAAATCTGTGAATTCAGCCACAGCTGCAGGCATGGATAAAGCTGTTGGTACCCTCTAGTTTTTTTCAAGCACGTCTCTCGGATACTCAACTGTCAATGGCACAAGGAAGCCTCAGCCCTCAATCAGGCTCCTTTGAAGAAAACCAACTGAGAAACTCTTCTCGACATATCTCCTCAAGAGATAAATCAAATCTACAAAGTGGTGAAGGCCATTTCTCAGTCTTTGATAATTTACCCATCACCTCCACCCCCACTAATGTAGAGGGTTTTATTTAGTCAGAAGGTGAAGGCGAATTACCTCAATTTATAGCTTTTGGAGCTGTAGAGTTACTACCAAGCACAATGAACTTACCACCACAGTTTCCTTTGAAGATGGGTCCACCAGTCTTTTCTCCTTACTATTACTGGTGCCCTCCAAGCACCTCATCGGTTCACGCACCATCCATCTACTTCGTATCAGTTCCCTCCACTATCCATCGAGTTACCTTTGCTTCCACCTCTTTCCTCCATATTACCTTCATCAGGATCAGATGGGTTCTTGATTCCCTCATCGCCGCTGGATCTCTATGCAATCCTTCCATTACCTTTAGTCCACAGCATACCCATTATTCCAGgtgaatcatcatcatcctcccaGCAGATGATGATTCCTATAATGTGTGATCACCCCATCGTTCATATTCCAGTTAGGGTCCTTATGGATATATGCTCGTAGAGTCAAGCTTATCTAGTAAGCGCTGGGCCAACTGGGATGATACCAACGGGCATGCATCCGCTCCCTGTGGAGAAGAACAACTCACTGGTGGAGAAAGGAGCAAGAGAGACACTACGGATGCTCATAAGTGGAGCTAATGCAACCACCTCTGCTCCTTAGAAACACTACGGAAGTGGAGGTCTGTACTCTGTACAATGGGACACGGGAGATGAGTGGTGTGAGCTTGTTTGCACCAATTGGGCTGCAACAACCGAGTGCAGAATGTGAGAATGTGAGCTCAGGCGAAGAAGTACCTGTGCCTCCGAGAGAGCCTGCTggttagctttttttttttttggttcgttGGAAGTGAAAAAGAATATAGAAAGGGAGCTTGTGGAATCTCATCTCTCGCTTGGTTCTTTGTTTTCGACTTTTTGTTCAGCCACTCTTTTGTTTTCAGGTGTAATTACTATTAGTCTGTTTTTTTTGGTAGCTTGCATATAGTAAATAATAATGAAAGCTATAAGAGATACagtaaataataatgaaaattagTTGGCATATTAACCTTTTTGAAACTTACACAAGGTTTCGTAACATTGACGAAGAGGTACATGTACACATGTGTACGTCTACCACAATGGAGACAATACAGTCGTGTACAATAATAGTTAGTGTCATAGTTTCTGTTTctcaaattaaaaatagtagAGTATTATTATTTCTTACAAAAGCATCTTCATGGTAATTATAGTTGACGTTGAGAGAAACTTAAATCCAAAATCGTGTATAATATCTGATATAATAGCAATCTTTTGCAGTTGCAAGTTGCAACGACACTTGAGTAAAGTTTGTatcataatcaaaataaaatatactctaGTTCTAGCTTCACATTCAAGCTCTACCGTTCTACCGACTAGGTTAGTAGTATTAGGAAACTGCATGAAAGTTATTCTGAAGACATTTGCTTTGTCATTTTGATGATAACAGCTATTGATTTCTGTATCATCATCGTGCAATAACCTATATTTCATATAGTTTCTCTTTTGGGTTCAATAATTCACATAGTAGTAGGcatgtctatttttttttttttttagtaggCATGTCTATTATGGGACAGATTTCTCCTCTTGACCTatatatattccaaatattCTCATTTTTGTACACTTTCCAAATATtctcatataaatattttattgggAACAACTTACTTTATTTAAATGGATGAAgagagaataaataaatatgtaaaaaaaatattttattgggaacaacttactttattttatataaagagagaataaataaatatgtaaaaaaaatttacaaaaaatctcaaatattcttataaactattttaaaatcattcaaaATATGTTACCCAAAAGAAATCTTACTCAATTTACCTAAAAAgcattagttttatttatttatttctaacaaAATTCCATtaccagatttttttttggtatagttTCATCATCAAAAAATACTTTGGATAATGGTTATTCAATTTTCAGTTattccatctccatctccatctccaaaTTAAACAGATCTAACCTATAAATTTTTTAGTGATACCATATACTTTttcgtaaaaaaaaacatatagcTAACAACTCTATATTATTAAACGCTATACTTCACCTAGGATACTACTGGTATAAATTAGTTAACCAAAACATTGATTAAGATCAAAAACTCAGTTAAATAATAAGAAACCCGTCACATGATCGTCGATTGGATAAAAACCACACCTGGCTATTTCTGTCGTCTAGCGAGATCTGCTGCTTACGCAAGAAGGTTGACCAAACAACTTGATCCGATCGCATCATCTCCACCGTCcgtttatataaaaaaatatattatcctCTCAGCCCACTTGATCCCAAAATATCAATTAACacttcacacacacacacacacacacacttacgCCACTTCTTCCTCCTCCGCGTGTCCTTCTCTCTTCCAGTCTATCTCTCTCCCGCTTCCGATCTCTTCTTCTGTGTTAGTTTGGATCTGTTATTGAGATTCGTGTTCTCGATTTCGAatttctatctctctctctctgtttgtaTTAGTTTTGGATCTGCTAGGTTCGTCTTGAGATTCGTGTAGTTGAAAATCGATCTTATTGATTGTTTGATTCGTATATACTCGATTTGGAATTGAAATTGATTTCGTTGCTTCGGTGCGGTTTTGAATTTGTTTATCCCGATGACGATGGAGGATCCGGATATCAAGAAGTGCAGATTGAGCGCCGTAACCGTCGATGACGTCATCGAGCAAGTCATGCCTTACATAACCGATCCCAAAGACCGAGACTCCGCCTCCCTCGTGTGCCGGAGGTGGTTCGGGATCGACTCCGAGACGAGGGAGCACGTGACCATGGCACTCTGCTACACCTCGACCCCCGATCGTCTCAGCCGGAGGTTTCCGAATCTGAGGTCGATCAAGCTCAAAGGGAAGCCGAGAGCCGCTATGTTCAATCTCATCCCGGAGAACTGGGGAGGGTTCGTTACCCCCTGGGTCAACGAGATTGCTTCGTCGCTGAGGAGGCTTAAATCTGTGCATTTTAGGCGGATGATTGTGAGCGATTTGGATCTTGATGTTTTGGCTAAGTCGAGGTTGGATGAGCTCGAGGCTTTGAAGCTTGATAAGTGCTCGGGTTTCTCTACTGATGGACTTTTCAGCATCGTTAAGCACTGCAGGTAACTCTTAACtgattttatttctttgtagCTTATAGGATATGATTCTTAAGGTTTTTAACCATACTTTTGCAACTCTCTTTATATTCATATAAGGACAGTTCTCATTACCTACTTTGTTTGAAGATCTCTTGTGTCTTTAGCAGAAGAAAATTTGGTGCTTTATTTGATTTCTGAATACACTTTACACAGCTTGTGGTTATgcataaataaatagtaaaagtATTCATCTCTGATATTTGTAGTTTCTAGGAGTTCATGTTTGTCGTGTGTTTCTTGCATACTTAATGCCTGCAACCTAAGAAAATTATTCAATTGTGGCAGTAGAAACCCTTGGTGCGGACATTATTTGGTTTCCTGAACTTCTGTTTATGGATAATTAGCTACAAGCTTGATATCGccatctgcaaaaaaaaaaaaaaaaaaatgtctcaTGTGTCTTTAGCTCAATTTGGTAAAGTAGAAACTTTGGTGATATGTTTGTTGAACCCgactttatttaatttcttactGCACTTTTTACTTGTGGTTTTGCATAGATAGCGGAAGtattaaaatctaatatttgtaGTTTCTAGGAGTTCATGTTTACCGTGTCCTTCTTGCATCCTTAATGGCTCTGTGCCTGCAACCTAAGCAAATTATTAATTGGGGGAAGTAGACACCTTGGTGTGGAATTTATTGGGGTAAATCCATTTCTGTCTGTGGATAATTAGCAACAAGATTGATAGATAATTAGCAACAAGATTGATATTTgtcatctgcaaaaaaaaaaaatgtctttgGGAGTTCATGTTTATAATGGCGTTCTTGAGTTCATGTTTATGCATATGCAGTTTAAAGCTGAAAATACAATTATCTTGAGTTCATGTTTATCGTGTCCTTCTTGCATCCTTAATTGCGCTGCCGTTGTTATGCCAATTAATCAATTGGGGAAGTAGAAACCTTGGGGCAGATTTTATTTGGTTTCCTCCACATCTGTTTATGGATAGTTAGcaaaaagatttatattagCTAACTGCAGAAGTTCATGTATATAATGGCCTTCTTGCATCCTTGATTTGATTGGTTTGGTAAGCTGAAAATCCAATCATCTTGAGTTGTTTCTCACTTTATTCATGTCTCTGTCTGTTTTCCTGAcaggaaaataaaaacattgttAATGGAAGAAAGTTCTTTCGTTGAAAAGGATGGTAAATGGCTTCATGAGCTTGCTCTGCACAACACATCTCTTGAGATTCTAAATTTCTACATGACTGAGTTTGCAAAAATCAATGGCAAAGACTTGGAAAGCATAGCTAGAAATTGCCGCTCTCTGATTTCTGTGAAGGTTGGTGACTTTGAGATGTTGGAACTAGTCGGGTTCTTTAAAGCTGCTACTAATCTCGAAGAGTTTTGTGGTGGCTCCTTAAATGAAGAAATTGGAAGGCCGGAGAAGTATATGAATCTGACTTTCCCTCCAAAACTATGTTGTCTGGGCCTCTCTTACATGGGACCTAATGAAATGCCAATACTGTTTCCATTCGCTGCCCAAATCCGGAAGCTGGATCTGATCTATGCATTGCTCGCAACTGAGGATCATTGTACTCTAATTCAAAAGTGTCCTAATTTAGAAGTTCTCGAGGTAAATTTGAACGCAATATCTGTTCTTTAGACTATTCAATTATCCTATATGCATTGATTTTGCAAGTGTATAAAATGTGGTAGACGAGGGATGTGAATGCAATATATTTGACTGACAATTTTTGCTGTATTTCAGACAAGGAATGTAATCGGAGATAGGGGTCTAGAGGTTCTTGGACAGTGCTGTAAGAAGTTGAAGCGGCTAAGGATCGAACGGGGTGAAGATGAACAAGGAATGGAGGATGAAGAAGGATTGGTCTCACAAAGAGGATTAGTAGCTTTGGCTCAGGGCTGCCAGGAGCTAGAATACATGGCGGTGTATGTCTCAGATATAACCAACGAGTCTCTCGAAAGCATAGGCACATATCTGAAAAACCTCTGTGACTTCC
This genomic stretch from Raphanus sativus cultivar WK10039 chromosome 3, ASM80110v3, whole genome shotgun sequence harbors:
- the LOC108847297 gene encoding coronatine-insensitive protein 1, translating into MTMEDPDIKKCRLSAVTVDDVIEQVMPYITDPKDRDSASLVCRRWFGIDSETREHVTMALCYTSTPDRLSRRFPNLRSIKLKGKPRAAMFNLIPENWGGFVTPWVNEIASSLRRLKSVHFRRMIVSDLDLDVLAKSRLDELEALKLDKCSGFSTDGLFSIVKHCRKIKTLLMEESSFVEKDGKWLHELALHNTSLEILNFYMTEFAKINGKDLESIARNCRSLISVKVGDFEMLELVGFFKAATNLEEFCGGSLNEEIGRPEKYMNLTFPPKLCCLGLSYMGPNEMPILFPFAAQIRKLDLIYALLATEDHCTLIQKCPNLEVLETRNVIGDRGLEVLGQCCKKLKRLRIERGEDEQGMEDEEGLVSQRGLVALAQGCQELEYMAVYVSDITNESLESIGTYLKNLCDFRLVLLDQEERITDLPLDNGVRSLLIGCKKLRRFAFYLRQGGLTDVGLSYIGQYSPNVRWMLLGYVGESDEGLMEFSRGCPKLQKLEMRGCCFSERAIAAAVLKLPSLRYLWVQGYRASTTGQDLRLMSRPYWNIELIPARKVPEVNQLGEVREMEHPAHILAYHSLAGERTDCPPTVKVLREA